TATGGTTCTCTAAGTTCAGTAGTTCTCAAAtaactttttggtctcaggaaCTCTACATTCTTAAGACCACAAAGAGCTTTTGACTATGTGGGTTATAGCTATTGATGTTTACtgcattagaaattaaaatggagaaatatttaaactatttattaatttaaaaaccaaaatgataAACACATGAacatattaacatttttcttaaagaTTAATTGCAATGTGGAATGTAAACatgttaaaaataacatttttatgcaaaataaccatattttccaaaatgaaaaaatcaaagagaTAAGTGGCATTGTTAAGCATTTTTGCAATTctttttaatgtctggcttaGTAGAAAAGAGTTaaattctcatatctgcttttgcattcaatctgttatgagagttgttttggttgaagtatatgaagaTAATTCCACCTCACCCAGCTATGTAGTGAATTTAataaccttttcattttattgtggattttcttctttgatattACATGAAAACTTTCAAGTGGTGGTTTTAAAAAGATTAGTTaaaatgtggaatctgaaaccttGTCAGTTAAGTTTTTGTACTCTGTTACATCAAAATCCATTGGACTATCTTGTACTTTGAATGAACCTTTTATGCAAGCATAATTTTGTAACACAGTGCACTGGTCATCTGGAAAAACGAGTTAACTGATTTAtgcagctgttctagtttgctaatgctgcagaatgcaaaacaccagagatggattggcttttataaaaagggggtttatttggctacacagttacagtcttaaggccataaagtgtccaaggtaacacatcagtaatcaggtaccttcactggaggatggcaaatggcgtccggaaaacctctgttagctgggaaggcacatggctggcgtctgctccaaagttctggtttcaaaatggctttctcccaggacattcctctctagcaagcttgttcttcaaaacgtcactcacagctgcactgagttttctctccttgagccagttcatttatatggctccactgatcaaggcccaccctgaatgggtggggtcaaacctccatgggagtatcccaccaaagtcaccacccacagctgggtggggcacatctccatgcaaacaacctaattcaaacgttccaacttaatccccactattctgtctgccccacaagattgcatcaaagaatatggctttttctgggggacataataccttcaaactggcacagcagctCTTCCACATTTTGACATATTTCATTACATAATATCAGAAAACCACATTTATAAAAAATCACCACCAAGCTCATCAGAAAAGTCAAGCTCATGGCAGAAAGCATTCTAATTGACAAGCTCTCCAAAAATTCTAATTTTGTTTGAAGGTTTGAATTTTATCATTAGTTAAAATGATACTGTCAGTTGTTATCCTTGAAGTGACGGGTTcgttttgttcatttttgagaaaatgtctgccaagGGCCAGATTCAAAGTTTGTCAGTCACTCTTGTAAGCAAAAATGGTCTCcgaagaaaggaagaagtggcTAGTTCAGCTTGTAACCCTAAGCAATGCAAGCAGGTTTTTCTCGAGACAATCATCATGCTTCATTGTGCAGCAGAGTGATTTCTTCATACTTCCTGTTTCATCACACATAATATTAAAATGTCATGTTCTAAAAAAAGTCATGTTCTCAAGACTTGAGATTTAATAATTTCATGATCTTATCAAGGACATTATAAAATGAAACtggcttttttccccttctacTGAATGTATGGTTGTGAAGAATACAATTAACTATGAGTATAGTTTGTTGCCACTGCCTTGATTTCATGCTAAGGCAACGACTGACATAGCAATTTCTCCCTGCCATTGCTTTTGCGCCATTAATGCAAACGGCAACATGATGTAAAAGGCAAACAACATCTTAGTATCATTATGAAATTTGTTTTGACCTTTCAGATTTCCCTGAAAGAGTCTCAGGGACTCCAGGGGTCCATGGACCCCACTTTTAGAATTTCTGCTCTAGCTTATCAATTCTGGAGCAGCTCAACATAGTTCCAATAAACTCCCATTTTTCTTACATGAGCCAGAGTTGGTTTCTTTTGCCTGTCACGAGTGTTCTATGCTAAAAAAAGTTATTGTTTACTGGTTGGTTGAATCCAAATGATTAAGGAGCTCTAACCTAGGGCAGTTTAAGAGAAGTCCTTTGTGTAATGGTTTGCACAGCAAATAGTAGGGAAGAATGAAAGATTCTGTTTCACTTTACTAAAAATTCTAACATTTGTGCTTTCTACATTGTTGGTTTTAATCAATGTTAAGTAATCAAAGAATCTACCTGAGCTCATGAGCTCATGAATtgtggcaaaagaaagaagagggagctGGTATTTTCTGCTTTCCTATGGATGTCTCCCAATGATCTTATTGAGCAAGGAATAATTGTTCCCATTTTAGACATTAAAACCTGGGGCTCAGTGGTTAAGCACCTTGGCCAAGGCCACTCAGTGGTCACCCTTTTATCCTGGCTAGAGGCTCCAAAGTCCAGGGCCTCTCTACTCCACCATGCAGGAGTTTCTGATAAGAATTATAAAAACACGAGGCTTGTGACATCTGAGGTTTACGTCTTGGCAAGCAGGGCTGCAAAATCACGGACATCAGAGGTGGTTTTTAAGGGATTTTGCTTACCAATTGTATCATGATGATGTGATAATGCTAGTTCTCTACTACTGTAACATCTCTGACATACCACACAAGGTGGTACTTGACAGTTGGAAGATACCTAAATCATCTGATATGTCTCTCTCTCAATACTGGAGCATGCGTGAATATTCAAGGTACATTCCAAATAGTACCTCCTTGGTGATGTCTTCTAATAATCTGCTTATTGTTTTTCTGACCATCCAACCCCCAAATGAAGCTGTACCACTTGTATGTGGTAGGCAGCTTCTAAGATGCCCCCTAATGATTCCTGCTTCCTGGTGTTCATGCCCTAGTGTAAATACCCCCCAATTTGAGCATAGATGGGACCTGTGACTTGTTTCTAACTAACATGGCAAAGGTGATAGGATGTCCTTCTCTGATTAAATTTCACAAGGTAGTGACTTTTGTCTTGCTAGCAGACTCTCTCTATTGTCTTCTTGGCTTGCATGCTTTCATGAAGCATGCCCTGCTGCCATGTTAGAAAGGCAAGGAACTGAGGGtagcctccagccaacagccggtgaggaactgaatcctgccaaaaTCCTGTGAGTGAGGTCAGAAGTGGACCCTTCCCCAGTCGTGCCTTTAGATGAGATTCCAGCCCTGGTGGAAACCTCAATTGCCACCTCATGGGAGACCCTGAAGGAGAGGATCCAGTCAAGCTGTGTCCAGATTTTTGGCCCACAGAGATTATGAGATAattaatgtgcatttttttttaagccgCTAAGGTTAGAGGTAATTCTATGCAGCTGTAGATAACTAACATGCTATACTATCTTAGTTACCTGCCTCTTTCTCTAGCAGGACCAGGAGTAAGCTAAGTCCTTGTCATGTACCTTTAGCTGTTTATCCACCACTGGAGAGCTTCCCGCTGGGATCCATCCCCAGAGTGAAAGGTGGATCCTGGGGTCTTCAGATCCAGGGAAGTCCTTTGGACTTCATCAACACCCAGCTTAGGGCCTCTCACTGGAACCTGCATAATTGTTTTTCTCTACCTAAGCACCATTTAGCTCACATACCAGAGGCAGCAAACTGATTACTCCCTGCAACCCCTAACTTCAGCTGGGCAGGGAGACCGTTGATCTAAGTGCTGTCTCGTAGCACAGGCATGAATGCAGAAATTTACATTCCAATCCGATTCATAAGTGGAGGTGCAAGATGCCTGAAAACTTTGAAGCCATGAGATAAGAAACTCTTTTTGAGAAAAAGAAGGGAATTGGGGAGATATTGATATACACGCACTGCATAAGGCACGGGCAACTCACTTCAGCCTGGAGGCTTCAATTTCCAGGGTTTTTACCTCCGTTCTCTAGTCTTTGATTTTTAGTCTGGCACAGTCTGGGTTGCTGTGAGCTGGCTCTCTGGGTCCTAAAATCAAGATTTAATGAGGAAAGCAGAAATACCTGTCTCCTAAGGGGACTGGAAGATTAAATGACATAAAAGAAACAACGTGAAATGTTCAGCACAGCGCCTGCACCCAAGGGTGGGCCTGGCCGTTATTGCTTCTCTAGGGGGTACCTGGTCCCGGGGAACCCAGTGCAGGCGGCGGGCGGAGCGCGGCCCGACTCGGGCCGAGTCGCCCGCCCCGCCCACGTGGGGGCCCGCGGCCCGTCGAATGACTCGATGCAACGTGTTGGTGGCGGCGGCGCGGGCTCTTCCGGGCGCCGCAGCTTCCTGCCAAGCACCGCGCAGCCGCCGCCGCTCCCGCGGGAGCCCCCGGTGCAGGCCTTGGCGCCGGTGCGGGACCCCGGGGCTCGGCCGCGCGCGCCCTGCCCGACCCAGCGCCGCCCGCCAGTCCGCACCATGCGCGCCTCGCCGCCGCCCGCGCCGCTCCTGCCACTGCTGCTGCTCGCGCTCCTGGCCGCGCCCGCCGCCCGCGCCCGCAGAGCTGAGGTCCGCTCCTGCGCCGCAGCTGGAAGCCCGAGCGCCAGCCGCGCCGCCGCCCGGCCCGGAGCCCGGGAACGCCACCCGGACGGGGTCCGGGGtggcggcgggcggcggcggcggcagctcCAGCTACAACAGCAGTGCGACGCCCTGGTGACGCGCCTCTCCACGGTGCTCCGCGACCTGCCCACCCTGAAGGCGGCCGTGATCGTGGCGTGCACCTTCACCGCCCTCCTCATCGCCTGCCTGCTGCTGCGGGTCTTCAGGTGGGTCCGGTCGCCCCCTGCTCTCCCCCGCCGGCTGTCCCTGCTGGCGGCATTGCCGACAGCTGTCCCCCGCGCGCCAGCCCCACTTGAGCGCACAGGTGCTCTGGGCGCGCGGCTTCGCTCTGAATCCCGGCTCCTTAGTGCGCGCCAGCCAGTCGTGCGTTTTTTCATCCTGCCCTCCGGGTAGGGTTTGTTCGTCTGGTTGCCTCTTGCTGTACATTTTAGGAAATTCGCTCCCGCTTGACATCTGATATATTGGATtccatttttaaactttctgCTAATGCTTACACAAACGATTGCGCTTTGAATTCTGACAAGCTTACAGGGAATTGATTTTTatatccatttcacagatgaggggaaaaaaaaattccaaggagGTAGGGTGGCTTATTCAAGTAAACACAGTGGTGGAATTGGAAAGAAGCAGTTCCTAGCGCCAGAGGGGGCCGGTGGGGGTGGGATTGGAGTTAGGCTCCGGGATGCTTGGTGACCCTTGGTGGCCTCCATGGGGGACGCAGATGACTCTCCTACCCTCCCTGGCTTCTCCAAGGAAGATTCACAGGGGCATGAGGGATCTTGGGCAAAAGCTGGTCATTTCTTGGAGAGTCTATGGAAGGTTGCTCAAGTTCAGGGAGTTGGTGGGTTCCTGTGGGGACTGTATCAGggaaatgaggaaaaatgaaCTGTATCCTTGGAGCAGTGGGGTGGAGGGGTCACGGGGGATGCAAGGAGGACTTTTCCCTTAACTCCTGGGAAATCCCACTTTTGCAGGAAATGAACCAAATGTGTCCTGTTTCTCATCTGGGTCAGTTGCGGGGAAATCTGGGGTGTGGTGTCAGTAAAGCACTGCTCTTTCCCCTCCTCTTTAGAGTGTACACTCTGTGCTTTGGTGTTTGATCAGCTGTTGAGGGTTTGGGGCCAGGGGCTTGCTCTCCTGACGGAGCATTTTCAGTGCAGGAGCAGAAACCAAAGAGGTTGTCAGCCATCTGCTGAGGTTTGCTGTTGGTTGCTGTGTAGCTTAGAGTCCAGGTGTTTCCTTGTGGATCTGCAATATTAAATCCCGTTCGTCCTGAGAAGATGGAGGTGGGGGAACTGTGATCCCTTTTTGATCCCTTGCCTTGTCTCAGGCCACATTGGTCCTCACCACTCTCATCCCCttggtgttctctgggtttcGACTTGCCCCCTCTTTGCCCCATCCTCcccactgccctcctcactcctCTACTTACAGACTTCAGTGACTTCCTGTCACCAGTCCAGACTCCTTGGTGTGGCATTCAGGGCCCTTACAAGCTGGCCTGGTCTATCTTGCAGCCATCAATCAGCCTGTCTCTCTCGGCACTCGCACCTCCCCTTACGTCCTGTGGAGCAGGCTGTGCTTCCTTGCCCCTGGGCCAGCACCTGCTGTTTGCTGTGCTCTACATTCTGCCATGACTGTCCGGAGCCATTGAGACTCAACTCCAAGCTCCTTCCTCTTTGTGGTTTTCCCTGACATCCGAATGAAGCAATTGCTTCCTTTGCTGGCTTTCCCCAACCCTGACCTCGTGCACCCTTTGGTACTGCCCTTT
The Choloepus didactylus isolate mChoDid1 chromosome 4, mChoDid1.pri, whole genome shotgun sequence DNA segment above includes these coding regions:
- the FAM174B gene encoding LOW QUALITY PROTEIN: membrane protein FAM174B (The sequence of the model RefSeq protein was modified relative to this genomic sequence to represent the inferred CDS: inserted 1 base in 1 codon; deleted 1 base in 1 codon), translated to MRASPPPAPLLPLLLLALLAAPAARARRAESAPAPQLEARAPAAPPPGPEPGNATRTGSGVAAGGGGGSSSYNSSXDALVTRLSTVLRDLPTLKAAVIVACTFTALLIACLLLRVFRSGKRLKKTRKYDIITTPAERVEMAPLNEEDDDDEDSTVFDIKYR